From the genome of Colletotrichum destructivum chromosome 10, complete sequence, one region includes:
- a CDS encoding Putative heterokaryon incompatibility, with the protein MSVMPNGTEVAKKPRPIPPRPLMDSGSEQRRRDNKDLCEVCRSLDLGVHSFKVQSGSPGGSGGSGGGQSSSRPLHSSTTARRLGTLHEIKARSTTCALCALVVKSVDETGTQKPADQPLGEKAETRLQGATCLISWEIDGREAAASTRNPGHSPKNLVRGITRRMHIRWDHPRLSDAYLVYVAPETFSRTTSDADRVWAKGSLFLGRAITENIENQALIQSWLDLCRKTHRGPCCQIQDGRVERFIEMISHSYFGVIDVQNMQLTQLPCQSLPGPRAFRHAPYYETLEQVNPEPYVALSYVWGAGAGAYTTLTENVMLHRTHGGLEEVLQKLPRAIQDAIDLVRRLGFRYVWIDRLCIVQNSARSWKLNAYNMDLIYGNAELTICAADGDATKGLCAMRPATRNTRQIKGHINSQLQLMVTRPPEMYIRASEWNERAWTFQERLLSRRCLIFTNGRVYFQCRSTGMSEDIFGDKRGAGWSLDLVDAPLQMFRQLESRSVWVYMKCVELYTERKLTQAKDIQAAFSGMANLMEERMRAPFVHGLPSSHFDLALLWEPIHSSKRRVLKETPENASIPDFPSWSWTGWTGEVKYKEDLMSGVLDGVSDWLDTRTWIEWWVRDGHGDLRPLWDYRMSEEDTSKDVKWRGYTRNRAAARNERPRRQRDDYEYDIDATNAYGPRDAVIPSRGRNPSPPRLVRRSFLSDDDKFKQNNNDDSYDDSDRFSGASQGEAGEVYVSDRYLTGGVPPPQKEARFADGPDPRPAPLAPFPYPPPPPGPHHLRPLSPYRPQPPPPPPPRPRFRTGQDHDPYATERIYSRYYRNTPIITQPYAASLPLPVDGTTARQSIFPPRASRRNASPPPPAPAPVHSEHPTHNADFFDMFFDGGDKDFNITLRDYPYRVVKAPFDPRPQTAEYPLLPILQFRTWHTWLYIRASTPPEQKHDDGDDDDDDDHSRRTSMGLGAGGQVRHHIADEGGDWCGSIMLDAEWAAKADARQEFIAVSEAKSFTEAECQEWTYYVPKERDQSEWDLFYVLLIERKDERWERIGVGKVFKEAFRGLKQREIMLS; encoded by the exons ATGTCCGTCATGCCTAACGGGACGGAAGTAGCAAAGAAGCCCAGGCCtattcctcctcgtccgctAATGGATTCTGGAAGCGAACAGAGACGACGGGATAACAAA GACTTGTGCGAGGTTTGCCGGAGCCTCGACCTGGGAGTTCACAGCTTCAAGGTCCAGTCAGGGTCACCCGGGGGCTCTGGAGGATCTGGAGGAGGTCAATCCTCGAGTCGTCCATTACACTCATCCACAACCGCTCGACGATTGGGCACTCTTCATGAGATCAAAGCTCGCTCCACAACCTGTGCGCTGTGCGCGCTCGTCGTGAAGTCGGTGGACGAAACAGGCACCCAAAAGCCAGCCGACCAGCCTCTTGGCGAGAAAGCGGAAACTCGACTCCAGGGGGCAACATGCCTCATCAGCTGGGAGATTGACGGTCGCGAAGCAGCAGCCTCGACCAGGAACCCCGGCCATAGCCCAAAGAACCTCGTGCGAGGCATCACGCGGCGTATGCACATCCGATGGGACCACCCCCGGCTGTCCGACGCGTATCTGGTCTACGTCGCCCCCGAGACGTTCTCGAGGACCACCTCGGACGCCGATCGCGTCTGGGCCAAGGGATCGCTCTTTCTCGGACGCGCAATCACGGAAAACATCGAGAACCAGGCCCTGATCCAGTCGTGGCTGGATCTCTGCAGGAAGACTCACCGAGGGCCCTGCTGCCAGATACAGGACGGCCGCGTCGAACGCTTCATCGAAATGATCTCGCACTCCTACTtcggcgtcatcgacgtGCAGAACATGCAGCTGACGCAGCTGCCCTGCCAGTCTCTACCTGGGCCCCGGGCCTTCAGACATGCGCCATATTACGAGACCTTGGAACAGGTCAACCCCGAGCCGTACGTCGCGCTGAGCTACGTCTggggcgccggtgccggagCCTACACGACCCTCACGGAGAACGTCATGCTCCACCGCACGCACGGGGGTCTCGAAGAGGTGCTGCAAAAGCTACCGAGGGCGATCCAGGACGCCATCGACTTGGTGCGGAGGCTCGGGTTCCGATACGTCTGGATAGACCGCCTCTGCATCGTCCAGAACAGCGCGCGGTCGTGGAAGCTCAACGCATACAACATGGACCTCATCTACGGCAACGCGGAGCTCACCATCTGTGCGGCGGATGGCGACGCCACGAAAGGTCTCTGTGCCAtgcggccggcgacgcgcAATACCAGACAGATCAAGGGCCACATCAACTCGCAACTACAGCTGATGGTGACGCGGCCGCCGGAGATGTACATCCGGGCCTCGGAGTGGAACGAGAGGGCGTGGACGTTCCAGGAGAGGCTTCTGTCGCGCCGGTGTCTGATCTTCACCAACGGGAGGGTCTACTTCCAGTGCCGGTCGACCGGCATGTCGGAGGACATCTTTGGGGACAAGAGGGGGGCCGGCTGGTCACTGGACCTGGTGGACGCCCCCTTGCAGATGTTTCGGCAGCTGGAAAGCCGCTCCGTCTGGGTCTACATGAAGTGCGTGGAGCTCTACACGGAGCGGAAACTCACCCAGGCCAAGGACATACAGGCGGCCTTCAGCGGCATGGCCAACCTGATGGAGGAGCGCATGCGTGCGCCCTTCGTCCACGGGCTGCCGAGCTCCCacttcgacctcgccctcctctgGGAGCCCATACACTCCAGCAAGCGAAGGGTCCTGAAGGAGACGCCCGAAAACGCCTCGATCCCGGATTTTCCCAGCTGGTCGTGGACCGGCTggacgggcgaggtcaagtACAAGGAGGACCTGATGTCTGGCGTTCTGGACGGCGTCTCTGACTGGCTGGACACGCGCACCTGGATCGAATGGTGGGTTCGAgacggccacggcgaccTACGGCCGCTTTGGGACTATCGGATGTCCGAGGAGGACACGAGCAAGGACGTCAAATGGAGGGGCTACACCCGGAaccgggcggcggcaagaaaCGAGCGGCCCAGGAGGCAACGCGACGACTACGAGTACGACATTGACGCCACGAATGCGTATGGACCAAGGGATGCAGTCATCCCCTCTCGGGGCCGAAACCCTTCCCCTCCACGGCTTGTCCGGAGGAGCTTTTTGAGTGATGATGACAAGTTCAAGcaaaacaacaacgacgacagctACGACGACTCGGACAGATTTTCCGGGGCGTCTCAGggcgaagccggcgaggTCTACGTCTCAGATCGGTATCTTACAGGGGGCGTACCTCCGCCCCAGAAGGAAGCCAGATTCGCGGATGGTCCCGATCCGAGGCCGGCTCCACTTGCGCCGTTTCCATATCCGCCCCCGCCTCCGGGTCCGCACCACCTCCGGCCTCTGAGCCCGTACAGGCCCCAACCTCCGCCCCCACCTCCACCTCGACCCAGGTTTCGGACAGGCCAAGACCATGACCCGTACGCGACCGAGAGGATATATAGCCGCTACTACAGGAACACACCGATCATCACCCAACCCTACGCcgcctctctcccccttccgGTCGATGGGACAACTGCCCGCCAGTCCATCTTCCCGCCGCGAGCCTCCCGACGCAACGCctcacctcctcccccggctccggcgccggtACATTCGGAGCATCCGACGCACAAcgccgacttcttcgacatgttcttcgacggcggcgacaaggacTTCAACATCACGCTGCGCGACTACCCTTACCGCGTCGTCAAGGCGCCCTTCGACCCCAGGCCGCAGACCGCCGAGTACCCGCTGCTGCCGATCCTCCAGTTCCGGACGTGGCACACGTGGCTGTACATCCGCGCGAGCACGCCGCCCGAGCAGAAgcatgacgacggcgacgatgacgacgacgacgaccacagCAGGCGGACAAGCATGGGTCTCGGGGCGGGCGGCCAGGTGCGGCATcacatcgccgacgaggggGGCGACTGGTGCGGCTCCATcatgctcgacgccgagtgggcggccaaggcggacGCCAGGCAGGAGTTCATCGCCGtctccgaggccaagagcTTCACTGAGGCCGAGTGTCAGGAGTGGACGTACTACGTGCCCAAGGAGCGTGACCAGAGC
- a CDS encoding Putative hydantoinase A/oxoprolinase, hydantoinase/oxoprolinase, ATPase, nucleotide binding protein, which produces MSLYRIGVDVGGTNTDAALLDITAADTPGRGVLASHKASTTPDITSGIEAAIRTVLDKSAVDQKRVLSVTIGTTHFINALVEADTRRLSRVAVIRLCGPFTRQIPPFSDFPSGLHRILDGGVHYLDGGLEIDGREIAPLDREQIKQATREIVAAGVKSVALVGIFAPLDHAGIHEETCKKIILEEAPDLDVVCSHDIGPPGLLERENATILNAAILRTARKVTRGFKTAMARLKLACPLYLSQNDGTLIDADTAAQYPIKTFASGPTNSMTGAAFLAGLDRVKIMTTDPTASPGEKKGLEPQILVVDIGGTTTDVCALLPSGFPRQAPGFVEIGGVRTAFSMPEVVSIGLGGGSKVKPESESGDVMVGPASVGHFLTAQARVFGGPTLTATDIVVALGKARLGDASLIRDLPSSTIDSARKRIKKMLESVIEQMKVSAAPVHVLLVGGGALLVTEDLDGVEKCIQPIHQGAANAVGAAIGKVSGEVDVIEILEGRDEKAVVAATCQKAIDIAVQKGAAAQDVQVVEVNKMPLQYVDNGAMRIQVRAVGKLRVPENPEVAQEDGFVIENEQEEDEALKESVPDALQPVTKPSLHVDLENYRPNVKSGVWYVSEVDLELISTGCGVLGTGGGGPTHHEFLKSLHALRTSEPGKMRIISPKALSDTDTVCFGSWYGTPSVINERIAGGSEISNGIDAVRKILGDVPLDGVFIDEIGGGNGLSVFPTGVHYDIPVVDGDAMGRAYPTMYQATLSVYGHPLTPCALSDARGNVSVVMNTDTPVRLERFLRTAAIELGLGCAVCARPLPGSAIKSHGVPNTLSQAWYLGRAVHMARRRKSNHVDAIFNVCAGKLLFTGKIVDVRRYVGGGYTMGSVLIAPLADEDMDLDAPRSASGNRHMLIPFQNEYLYAALTDSEGSESNQEVICTVPDLISILGQDGEAVGSQDLRYGLRVNVIALPAHPLWKTEKGLPVGGPKAFGLDMPFVGVGEYTEPRSVIEEFDH; this is translated from the exons ATGTCTCTATATCGCATCGGCGTCGATGTGGGCGGCACCAATACCGATGCTGCTCTCCTGGACATCACCGCTGCAGACACGCCGGGCCGCGGCGTGCTCGCCTCCCATAAAGCCTCGACAACTCCGGATATCACCAGCGGCATTGAAGCAGCCATCCGGACCGTCCTCGACAAGTCCGCAGTCGACCAAAAGAGGGTTCTCAGCGTAACAATAGGCACAACTCATTTCATCAATGCCCTGGTTGAGGCCGACACCAGAAGACTAAGCCGTGTGGCTGTGATTCGTCTTTGCGGCCCTTTCACGAGACAGATTCCCCCATTTTCAGACTTCCCCTCTGGCCTGCACCGCATCCTCGATGGCGGAGTCCACTACCTCGACGGAGGGTTGGAGATTGATGGCCGGGAGATTGCGCCCCTCGATCGCGAACAAATCAAGCAGGCAACGAGAGAAATTGTGGCCGCAGGAGTCAAGTCTGTAGCCCTTGTCGGCATTTTCGCACCCCTGGATCATGCAGGCATCCATGAAGAGACCTGCAAAAAGATTATCCTGGAGGAGGCCCCTGATTTGGACGTGGTTTGCTCCCACGACATTGGCCCGCCGGGTCTTCTTGAGCGAGAAAACGCCACAATCCTCAACGCGGCCATCCTCAGGACGGCACGCAAAGTCACTCGTGGATTCAAGACCGCCATGGCACGGCTGAAGCTGGCATGCCCGCTCTATCTCTCGCAAAACGACGGCACCCTCATTGACGCCGACACGGCAGCCCAGTACCCCATCAAGACCTTCGCCAGTGGCCCGACAAACAGCATGACAGGCGCCGCATTCCTAGCAGGGTTGGATCGGGTCAAGATCATGACCACAGATCCTACAGCGTCTCCTGGAGAAAAAAAGGGCTTGGAGCCTCAGATTCTGGTTGTGGACATCGGAGGTACAACGACAGATGTCTGCGCACTGTTGCCGTCAGGCTTCCCTCGCCAGGCGCCCGGGTTTGTCGAGATTGGCGGTGTGAGAACAGCCTTTTCAATGCCGGAAGTCGTGTCAATtggactcggcggcggcagcaaggtCAAACCGGAGTCAGAGTCTGGAGACGTGATGGTCGGACCGGCATCCGTTGGGCATTTCTTGACGGCGCAGGCAAGGGTATTCGGCGGTCCAACGCTTACCGCCACTGACATTGTGGTCGCTTTAGGCAAAGCCCGGTTGGGTGATGCaagcctgatcagggattTGCCGAGTTCTACCATTGACAGCGCAAGGAAAAGGATCAAAAAGATGCTTGAGAGCGTCATCGAACAGATGAAAGTCTCTGCGGCTCCGGTACACGTTCTCCTAGTTGGCGGTGGTGCTCTCCTTGTTACGGAAGACTTGGATGGCGTCGAGAAGTGCATCCAGCCAATCCATCAGGGGGCTGCCAATGCGGTTGGTGCAGCTATCGGTAAAGTCTccggcgaggtcgatgtCATCGAGATCCTGGAGGGCCGAGATGAGAAGGCCGTAGTCGCAGCAACGTGCCAGAAAGCCATCGATATTGCTGTCCAGAAAGGCGCAGCGGCTCAAGACGTacaggtcgtcgaggtcaacAAGATGCCGCTGCAGTACGTCGACAATGGCGCAATGAGAATACAGGTCCGGGCGGTCGGCAAGCTCCGTGTGCCCGAGAATCCCGAAGTAGCCCAAGAAGACGGGTTCGTCATCGAGAACGagcaggaggaagatgaggcGCTCAAGGAGAGCGTTCCGGATGCCCTTCAGCCAGTCACGAAGCCTTCACTACACGTAGACCTCGAGAACTACCGACCCAACGTCAAGAGTGGCGTATGGTATGTGTCCGAAGTTGACCTTGAGCTGATATCGACTGGATGTGGCGTTCTGGGCACAGGTGGTGGGGGGCCGACTCACCATGAATTCCTGAAAAGTCTTCACGCGCTTCGTACGAGCGAGCCGGGAAAGATGAGGATAATCTCACCCAAGGCACTGTCAGACACTGACACGGTGTGTTTCGGGTCTTGGTACGGCACTCCAAGCGTCATCAATGAGAGGATAGCGGGAGGCAGTGAGATATCCAACGGGATCGACGCCGTAAGGAAGATCTTGGGCGACGTCCCTCTCGACGGTGTTTTCATCGATGAGAT TGGAGGTGGAAACGGACTAAGCGTCTTCCCGACAGGCGTTCACTACGATATTCCggttgtcgacggcgacgccatGGGCAGAGCGTATCCTACCATGTATCAAG CCACGTTGAGCGTTTACGGCCATCCGTTGACTCCTTGTGCTTTGTCCGACGCAAGGGGAAATGTCTCGGTAGTGATG AATACCGATACTCCGGTCCGTCTGGAGCGTTTCCTACGCACGGCAGCCATTGAACTTGGACTCGGGTGTGCCGTTTGCGCAAGACCTCTGCCCGGATCAGCTATCAAGTCCCACGGCGTTCCCAACACGTTGTCTCAAGCTTGGTATCTTGGTCGTGCGGTCCACATGGCGCGGAGAAGGAAATCGAACCATGTGGATGCCATT TTCAACGTCTGCGCTGGAAAACTCCTGTTCACCGGCAAGATTGTCGACGTGAGGCGATACGTTGGCGGTGGCTATACCATGGGCAGCGTCCTCATTGCCCCGTTAGCCGACGAAGACATGGACTTGGATGCCCCAAGGTCCGCCTCGGGCAACAGACACATGCTGATTCCCTTTCAGAATGAATACCTATATGCTGCCCTCACAGACTCTGAAGGCTCAGAAAGCAATCAGGAGGTTATCTGCACAGTGCCGGACCTTATCTCCATCCTCGGTCAGGACGGAGAGGCTGTAGGGTCCCAGGACCTTCGCTATGGATTGCGCGTCAACGTCATCGCACTTCCAGCCCACCCACTTTGGAAGACGGAAAAGGGTCTACCGGTGGGAGGGCCAAAGGCGTTCGGACTGGACATGCCCTTCGTCGGAGTGGGAGAGTACACTGAACCAAGAAGTGTCATTGAGGAGTTTGACCATTGA
- a CDS encoding Putative purine-cytosine permease, translating into MGLQGVLKRAELPFVSRWINDDIRPIESQRRTWGYLMFHNFWLLVNCNITTYLTGSALIPLGLTWWQAIICIILGNVIATAVVIVNSLPGSSYHIGFPVFSRAVWGMWGSQFVIWNRIFLSLGTLLYGFTAWVGGECVYVILLSWDPRLESHVPNSMPADTGMTTAQFVSYIIFSVISLPVIWIRPHRLEKFFRFACSVTFVFFLVLLIWALATMGPSGFGDTITSGSALPNTGGPDSVAWLMVYGIVSTIGSIAAGILNQSDYSRFATQPKHAIVGQAISFPFYGIFSSLIGILVTAATQHRFGGEAIWNPPALFAQLLAQDETARTRAACFFAGLCLVISQIGVNVPGNALAGGFDLAATFPKYLNIRRGAYMTAIFSVVVNPWRLVNTATTFLTVLSSYSVFLAPMTGLMISSYLFVNKKKINVDDLYRGDSTSVYWFSSGFNWRALAAWLIGVVPCMPGFIAAVDMSVTVSEGATELYYMSYLYGLLSSGLVYALLHKVFPARALDAFVRDAPSPRELQEMQKGKWDVTLAETPDILEVLPGKGGKAHNTADVSPPKADV; encoded by the exons ATGGGGTTACAAGGCGTGCTGAAGCGAGCGGAACTCCCCTTTGTTTCCCGATGGATT AACGACGATATTCGCCCCATCGAGTCTCAGCGACGGACTTGGGGGTACTTGATGTTTCACAACTTTT GGCTGCTGGTCAACTGCAACATCACGACCTATCTGACTGGCAGTGCCCTCATTCCCCTGGGTCTGACATGGTGGCAAGCTATTATAT GTATAATCCTTGGCAACGTCATTGCAACTGCGGTTGTCATCGTCAACTCCCTCCCAGGGAGCTCTTATCACA TTGGCTTTCCAGTGTTCAGTCGTGCGGTATGGGGCATGTGGGGGTCGCAGTTTGTCATTTGGAACCGCATCTTTCTATCACTAGGTACATTGCT GTACGGCTTCACAGCTTGGGTCGGAGGAGAATGCGTCTATGTCATCCTCCTTTCCTGGGACCCTAGACTCGAGTCGCATGTCCCCAACAGTATGCCTGCAGACACTGGCATGACCACGGCTCAATTCGTGTCCTACATCATTTTCAGCGTCATTTCCCTCCCGGTCATCTGGATTCGTCCGCATCGTCTCGAGAAGTTCTTCCGCTTCGCCTGCTCCGTCaccttcgtcttcttcctcgtcctcctcatctgGGCCCTCGCAACCATGGGACCCTCGGGTTTTGGCGACACCATAACATCGGGTTCCGCTCTTCCCAATACGGGCGGACCGGATAGTGTGGCTTGGTTAATGGTCTATGGAATCGTGTCAACGATTGGGTCCATCGCCGCTGGCATTCTCAATCAGAGTGACTACTCTCGGTTCGCGACGCAGCCGAAGCACGCGATTGTGGGCCAGGCCATCTCGTTCCCTTTCTATGGAATCTTCAGTTCTCTGAtcggcatcctcgtcacAGCCGCCACCCAACACCGCTTCGGGGGTGAGGCGATTTGGAACCCGCCAGCTCTGTTTGCCCAGCTTCTAGCCCAAGATGAGACGGCACGAACGAGGGCGGCTTGCTTCTTTGCGGGGCTGTGCTTGGTGATCTCACAGATCGGCGTCAACGTACCCGGtaacgccctcgccggcggtTTTGATTTGGCTGCCACGTTCCCGAAATATCTCAATATCCGCCGAGGAGCATACATGACGGCTATTTTCAGCGTGGTTGTCAATCCATGGCGACTGGTCAACACAGCGACAACGTTTCTGACTGTGCTCTCAAGCTACAGTGTCTTCCTTGCCCCGATGACGGGCTTGATGATCTCTAGCTACCTGTTCGTCAACAAGAAAAAGATCAACGTTGATGATTTATATCGCGGTGATTCTACCAGCGTTTACTGGTTTTCTTCCGGGTTCAATTGGCGAGCCCTCGCAGCA TGGCTGATAGGCGTTGTTCCATGTATGCCTGGTTTCATCGCTGCGGTTGACATGTCGGTGACTGTGAGTGAGGGCGCAACTGAACTGTATTACATGTCATACTTATATGGCCTTTTGTCGAGTGGTCTGGTGTATGCTCTGCTGCACAAAGTCTTCCCCGCGAGGGCTTTGGATGCTTTTGTCAGAGACGCGCCCTCTCCGCGAGAGCTCCAGGAGATGCAGAAGGGGAAATGGGATGTCACGCTAGCTGAGACTCCTGACATTCTTGAGGTGCTGCCTGGGAAAGGAGGAAAGGCTCATAATACTGCAGATGTCTCGCCTCCCAAGGCAGATGTGTGA